Proteins encoded by one window of Salinigranum rubrum:
- a CDS encoding arsenic resistance protein, with amino-acid sequence MTTLSKQWIQHNQVAIYAVAVLLAIGVGLGLPSASSVLEPLINPVLAVLLYVTFLEIPFVRIRRAFRNGRFMAAALGLNFLVVPVVVFGLTRFLPQEPVILVGVFIVLLTPCIDYVITFTELAGGDAEQITAATPALMLIQLLLLPLYLWLFMGQQVAEFIEAGPFIEAFVIIIALPLTLAWATEYWAERSERGARWQDTMGWLPVPMMGTTLFVVIASQLPRVQDSITQIAPIVPVYVAFLVIMPLLGRLVAGVLGMETGESRALVFTSVTRNSLVVLPLALALPSGYELAPAVVVTQTLVELTGMVVLTRIVPAWLVPEAPDQLLALEVRRSD; translated from the coding sequence ATGACTACACTCTCGAAACAGTGGATTCAGCACAATCAGGTCGCGATCTACGCGGTCGCCGTCCTCCTCGCGATTGGGGTCGGGCTGGGGCTCCCGAGCGCGAGCTCGGTGCTGGAACCGCTCATCAACCCCGTCCTCGCGGTGCTGTTATACGTCACGTTCCTCGAGATTCCGTTCGTCCGGATTCGGCGGGCCTTCCGGAACGGCCGGTTCATGGCGGCGGCACTCGGGCTGAACTTCCTCGTCGTCCCGGTCGTCGTGTTCGGGCTCACGCGGTTCCTCCCGCAGGAGCCAGTCATCCTCGTGGGGGTGTTCATAGTGTTGTTGACGCCGTGTATCGACTACGTCATCACGTTCACGGAACTCGCGGGCGGTGATGCAGAGCAGATTACGGCTGCGACGCCGGCGCTGATGTTGATTCAACTCCTACTGCTTCCGCTGTACCTCTGGCTGTTCATGGGTCAGCAGGTCGCTGAGTTCATCGAAGCCGGGCCGTTCATCGAGGCATTCGTCATCATCATCGCGCTCCCGTTGACGCTCGCATGGGCGACTGAATACTGGGCGGAACGCTCCGAGCGCGGCGCTCGCTGGCAGGACACGATGGGATGGTTGCCGGTCCCGATGATGGGGACGACGCTGTTCGTCGTCATCGCATCCCAACTACCGCGCGTCCAGGATTCGATCACACAGATTGCCCCGATCGTTCCGGTCTACGTGGCGTTTCTGGTCATTATGCCGCTGCTCGGTCGTCTGGTGGCGGGAGTGCTCGGGATGGAGACTGGTGAGAGTCGGGCGCTCGTGTTCACCTCCGTCACGCGGAACTCGCTGGTCGTCCTTCCGCTGGCGCTCGCACTGCCGTCGGGCTACGAGCTTGCCCCGGCGGTCGTAGTCACCCAGACGCTCGTCGAACTGACGGGGATGGTCGTGCTCACACGAATCGTCCCCGCGTGGTTGGTTCCGGAGGCTCCCGATCAACTCCTTGCTCTTGAGGTTAGACGAAGCGACTGA
- a CDS encoding universal stress protein, producing MTDRPSILVPLRVLEGESVPEGVPELLANAHVVLLGYHVIPEQTAPGQAQMQFEERATTRLDDYETIFEEAGATVERRLVFTHDGQKTIDRTIHEHDCLAVLVPDATGAVDDVLVAVRGTVGIDRLARVVAGVFGAVDTSVTLYHVAEADETDEDIGTLLEGMVDRLGNLGVDESRIETRVERDQRPLDAIVDAAEAFDAVVMGETDPSLVTFVFGMPADQVADRFLGPVLVVQRELALNEEDE from the coding sequence ATGACGGATCGCCCATCGATACTCGTTCCGCTTCGCGTGCTCGAAGGAGAGTCGGTCCCCGAGGGCGTTCCTGAGCTCTTGGCAAACGCCCACGTCGTCCTCCTGGGGTATCACGTCATCCCGGAGCAGACGGCACCAGGACAGGCACAGATGCAGTTCGAGGAGCGCGCCACGACCCGTCTCGACGACTACGAGACGATCTTCGAGGAGGCGGGCGCGACTGTCGAACGGCGGCTCGTCTTCACGCACGACGGACAGAAGACGATCGACCGCACGATTCACGAACACGACTGCCTGGCTGTGCTCGTCCCGGACGCCACCGGGGCGGTCGACGATGTACTCGTTGCCGTCCGCGGGACCGTGGGGATCGACCGTCTCGCCCGCGTCGTCGCCGGCGTGTTCGGGGCGGTGGACACCTCGGTAACGCTGTATCACGTTGCCGAAGCAGACGAAACGGACGAGGACATTGGGACACTGCTCGAGGGGATGGTGGATCGGCTGGGCAATCTCGGTGTCGACGAGTCAAGGATCGAAACACGCGTCGAGCGAGATCAGAGGCCCCTCGATGCGATCGTCGACGCAGCAGAGGCGTTCGATGCCGTCGTGATGGGTGAAACGGACCCGTCACTCGTGACGTTCGTGTTCGGGATGCCGGCCGACCAGGTTGCAGACCGGTTCCTCGGGCCCGTGCTCGTCGTCCAACGGGAACTCGCACTAAACGAGGAAGACGAGTAG
- a CDS encoding APC family permease, which yields MAEQPVDVEPGGQNVAGEAPAAEPEAVTDDTTVHDDDVELERTIGLVGGLAIGIGTMIGAGIFVFPGLAANNAGLAATVSFAIGGLIALLVALPTSELATAMPRSGGGYYFISRGMGTAYGAIVGLGLWLGLMFASAFYLVGLGHYASAVFAELGVGLPFSPVIGIGLLFGAALTVLSIGGTENTAKLQNIVVGVLLVVLTAFLSYGVLDAFGVFGRTSVPEQFFSRGYFPVLTTAALVFTSYLGFAQVATVAGEIKRPGRNLPLAMVGSVLVVTVFYVVTIFVATSAFGADRLGQFGETAMVEVARNLLGLPGAVAILGAGLLATFSSANASILSASRAVYALSRDALLPRKASEVNLRYGTPHVALLAAGGPILALVATGQVELLAEVASFLHLIMYGLMCVALIVLRRRNPEWYSPSYRVPGYPVLPGVGALASFGLIAFMQPASIGIGIVIMIVSFLWYRYYAADVTLKGDI from the coding sequence ATGGCCGAACAGCCCGTCGACGTCGAGCCGGGGGGACAGAACGTCGCCGGTGAGGCACCTGCAGCGGAGCCGGAAGCGGTCACCGACGATACGACGGTCCACGACGACGATGTCGAACTCGAGCGGACCATCGGGCTGGTCGGCGGGCTAGCGATCGGCATCGGGACCATGATCGGGGCGGGCATCTTCGTGTTCCCGGGATTGGCGGCGAACAACGCGGGCCTCGCTGCCACCGTCTCGTTTGCTATCGGTGGACTGATCGCGTTGCTCGTGGCGCTGCCGACCTCCGAACTCGCCACGGCGATGCCTCGGAGTGGCGGTGGCTATTACTTCATTTCGCGGGGGATGGGGACCGCCTACGGTGCAATCGTGGGGCTCGGCCTGTGGTTGGGGTTGATGTTCGCCTCCGCGTTCTATCTCGTCGGCCTCGGTCACTACGCGAGTGCCGTGTTCGCTGAACTCGGCGTCGGACTCCCGTTCAGTCCTGTTATTGGAATCGGATTACTGTTCGGTGCCGCGTTGACTGTCTTGAGCATCGGGGGGACGGAGAATACGGCCAAGCTCCAGAACATCGTCGTCGGGGTTCTCCTCGTGGTCCTCACGGCGTTTCTCTCGTATGGCGTCCTCGACGCCTTCGGGGTTTTCGGTCGGACCAGCGTCCCTGAACAGTTCTTCTCCAGAGGCTACTTTCCGGTACTGACGACGGCCGCACTCGTGTTCACGTCATATCTGGGATTCGCTCAGGTTGCGACCGTTGCAGGTGAGATCAAGCGACCGGGACGGAATTTGCCGCTGGCGATGGTCGGGTCCGTGCTCGTCGTCACTGTGTTCTACGTCGTGACGATCTTCGTCGCGACCAGCGCGTTCGGGGCAGACCGGCTTGGCCAGTTCGGGGAGACCGCGATGGTCGAAGTCGCCCGCAACTTGCTCGGACTCCCCGGCGCCGTCGCCATTCTAGGTGCCGGACTGTTGGCGACGTTCTCGAGTGCGAACGCATCGATACTGAGCGCCTCGCGAGCGGTGTATGCGTTGAGCCGAGATGCCTTGCTCCCTCGCAAGGCGAGTGAGGTCAACCTTAGGTACGGGACACCGCACGTCGCGCTGTTGGCTGCAGGCGGCCCGATCCTCGCGCTCGTGGCGACCGGACAGGTCGAACTGCTCGCGGAGGTCGCGTCGTTCCTCCACCTGATTATGTACGGGCTGATGTGCGTCGCGTTGATCGTGTTACGACGCCGGAACCCGGAGTGGTACTCGCCCAGCTACCGCGTCCCGGGATATCCGGTGCTGCCTGGCGTCGGTGCGCTCGCCAGCTTCGGCCTCATCGCCTTCATGCAACCGGCGTCAATCGGTATTGGTATCGTGATCATGATCGTGTCGTTCCTCTGGTATCGTTATTATGCTGCGGACGTCACACTCAAGGGGGACATCTGA
- a CDS encoding RNA-guided endonuclease InsQ/TnpB family protein: MEYSHRYHAYPTDEVAERLERHLDVHRQLYNHVRWDYENSPEDDKPSEYDQNNKLLEWKRKWPVFGELHSKAAQATVARFHRNLSNLRKKKENGYNVGRLKRQAPTDYRSVTYSQSGFDLNEKRGHDKYAYVRFSKIGWVKLRYSRPLPEHATIKEVTVKKETTGEWFVSFGLETDDADLSEKPDVDSLDTSNSVGIDLGIQNYIHTSDGKTVDWLDLEDEYERLRREQRKLSRKEKGSNNYEKQRQKVAKVKRHIRRKVLDYQHKITTWLVREYDAVFVEDLNVVGMLQNDGNARNKQDAAWRQFITLLEYKGNLYGCHVKQVEAPGTTKECASCGFETAKPIWVREHSCPACGFKTDRDANAAMNVLQRGFSELGLGWPESAPVETVTATDTTQFESVSASHVIETGSLPS; this comes from the coding sequence ATGGAATACAGTCACCGCTACCACGCCTACCCCACCGACGAGGTAGCGGAGCGACTGGAACGCCACCTCGACGTTCATCGCCAACTCTACAACCACGTCCGCTGGGACTACGAGAACAGTCCCGAGGACGACAAGCCGAGTGAGTACGACCAGAACAACAAACTCCTCGAGTGGAAACGCAAGTGGCCGGTGTTCGGTGAACTGCACTCGAAAGCCGCACAAGCTACCGTCGCTCGTTTCCACCGCAACCTCTCGAACCTTCGTAAGAAGAAAGAGAACGGGTACAACGTTGGTCGTCTCAAACGGCAAGCACCCACCGATTACCGGAGCGTGACGTACAGCCAGTCTGGTTTCGACCTCAATGAAAAGAGGGGCCACGACAAGTACGCCTACGTCCGCTTCAGCAAGATTGGGTGGGTGAAACTCAGGTACTCCCGCCCACTCCCCGAACACGCAACCATCAAAGAAGTCACGGTCAAGAAAGAGACGACCGGCGAGTGGTTCGTCTCCTTCGGTCTGGAAACCGACGACGCCGACTTGTCCGAGAAACCCGACGTGGACTCGCTTGACACGAGTAACAGCGTCGGGATTGACCTCGGCATCCAGAACTACATCCACACCAGCGATGGCAAGACTGTGGACTGGCTCGACCTTGAAGACGAGTACGAGCGTCTTCGCCGCGAGCAACGCAAACTCTCGCGGAAGGAGAAGGGGTCGAACAACTACGAGAAACAACGCCAGAAGGTCGCCAAGGTCAAACGCCACATTCGTCGGAAGGTGCTGGACTACCAGCACAAGATTACGACGTGGCTCGTCCGCGAGTACGACGCCGTATTCGTGGAAGACCTGAACGTCGTTGGAATGCTTCAGAATGATGGCAACGCTCGCAACAAGCAGGATGCGGCGTGGCGACAGTTCATCACGCTCCTTGAATACAAAGGCAACCTGTACGGCTGTCACGTCAAACAGGTCGAAGCACCAGGGACGACGAAGGAGTGCGCGTCGTGTGGTTTTGAGACAGCAAAGCCCATCTGGGTTAGAGAACATTCGTGTCCGGCATGTGGGTTTAAGACGGATAGAGATGCGAACGCGGCGATGAACGTTTTGCAGAGGGGCTTTTCTGAACTAGGGCTGGGATGGCCCGAATCAGCGCCTGTGGAGACTGTGACCGCTACGGACACGACTCAGTTTGAGTCTGTGTCTGCAAGTCACGTCATCGAAACAGGAAGCCTGCCCTCGTGA
- a CDS encoding potassium channel family protein, protein MGRTTAAVVPIGRSRRPDRHDRRVRWGRPVDKPANELPRLSHGPLGTRAHLCSPACPRRPALRRCVQIDCTLVSPWRRRPRGPLQYGPREEVLIDELTERDVEYVIVNGDRATATDLYTDGYTAMFGDPESDEALKRVRLEDATALIANVDDETNPSVLLSARQINSDVHMVSLAEDPNIADYHRYAGADHVLSPKQLLGDHLAAKAIGTFDYEAIEAVETDEDFEIAEFPVQSGSELIGQTLEGSDIFERTAVAVVGMWSRGESQSPPPPDVRFDARKVLVVTGREAELDRLKEMTLSEGRRRRGDIVVAGMGVVGQAVAAALSKGGFEYTTVDLVESSSVDVVGNVTDREVFLEADITDAGTVVLALPDDTTTIFATFAIRELNPGTEIIVRANEREHVSKLYRAGADYVLSLAAVSGRMLASIVLHEEILSPSTQLKLVRTEAPSVVGDSLGEADIRKRTGCTVIAVERNSTTVTNPGASFVIEREDELIVAGTDENISRFLAGVV, encoded by the coding sequence ATGGGAAGGACGACCGCAGCCGTTGTACCGATCGGTCGAAGTCGTCGTCCGGACCGTCACGACCGTAGGGTACGGTGGGGACGCCCCGTGGACAAGCCCGCAAATGAACTACCTCGTCTCTCTCATGGCCCTCTCGGGACTCGTGCTCATCTTTGCAGCCCTGCCTGTCCTCGTCGTCCCGCTCTTCGAAGATGCGTTCAGATCGACTGCACCCTCGTCAGTCCCTGGCGTCGAAGACCACGTGGTCCTCTGCAGTATGGGCCTCGTGAAGAGGTCCTCATCGACGAGCTCACTGAGCGCGACGTCGAGTACGTCATCGTCAACGGTGACCGAGCGACGGCAACTGATCTGTACACGGACGGATATACGGCGATGTTTGGAGATCCTGAATCCGACGAGGCACTCAAACGTGTCCGACTGGAGGACGCTACTGCACTGATCGCGAACGTCGACGACGAAACGAACCCGAGCGTCCTCCTCTCCGCCCGGCAGATCAATTCAGATGTACACATGGTCAGCCTCGCAGAGGATCCGAATATTGCGGACTATCATCGGTACGCAGGGGCAGATCATGTTCTTTCGCCCAAACAATTGCTAGGCGATCACCTCGCAGCCAAAGCGATTGGGACGTTCGACTATGAGGCGATCGAAGCTGTCGAGACTGACGAAGACTTCGAGATCGCAGAGTTCCCCGTCCAGAGCGGGAGTGAACTGATCGGTCAGACCCTCGAAGGGAGTGACATCTTCGAGCGGACGGCGGTAGCCGTCGTAGGGATGTGGTCCCGCGGAGAGTCCCAGAGCCCTCCGCCGCCCGATGTCCGATTCGACGCCCGAAAGGTCCTCGTTGTGACCGGCCGAGAGGCCGAACTCGATCGGTTGAAGGAGATGACGCTCTCAGAAGGACGCCGACGGCGAGGGGACATCGTTGTCGCAGGGATGGGCGTCGTCGGGCAGGCCGTCGCGGCCGCACTCTCCAAAGGCGGGTTCGAGTACACGACCGTCGACCTCGTGGAGAGCTCTTCCGTCGACGTGGTTGGAAACGTCACCGATCGGGAGGTGTTCCTCGAGGCAGACATCACGGACGCAGGCACTGTGGTCCTCGCGCTGCCCGACGATACGACGACGATCTTCGCGACGTTCGCCATTCGAGAGTTGAACCCCGGGACCGAAATCATCGTCCGTGCCAACGAGCGCGAGCACGTGTCGAAACTGTATCGAGCCGGGGCAGACTACGTACTCTCGCTCGCCGCCGTCAGCGGTCGAATGCTTGCGTCGATCGTTCTCCATGAAGAGATCCTGTCTCCAAGCACGCAACTCAAGCTCGTTCGAACGGAGGCTCCAAGTGTTGTTGGGGACTCGCTTGGTGAGGCAGATATCCGGAAGCGAACGGGATGTACCGTGATCGCCGTCGAACGGAACAGTACTACCGTCACCAACCCCGGAGCCTCCTTTGTGATCGAACGTGAGGACGAACTCATCGTCGCCGGAACCGACGAGAACATCAGCCGGTTCCTGGCGGGGGTCGTCTGA
- a CDS encoding helix-turn-helix transcriptional regulator produces MFEDVPVDSDLLIEVVNRSPMIAALREGAKDRRELEQSLGISKSTAHRNTSSLADRGIVERRDGEYSLTEFGEAVAEVVAGFEEDMRTTVRLAPLFEAASDIQPPCPIDAFSDATVTTADRGDPFGPLARFVSLVQETESLRMFDSYAIAPTYMDEIHGRILDGLETKVVERPDVAEDVMENYPKKCVELCASEFLTMRIHDTLPFGLVIFDTHIGIGLRDPDTGAPRAFIDTDAPEGRAWAKTLFELYWTNAIQLPRFNPKSLKEALESTS; encoded by the coding sequence ATGTTCGAGGACGTCCCAGTAGATTCCGACCTTCTCATCGAGGTCGTGAACCGCTCACCGATGATCGCGGCCTTGCGCGAGGGGGCGAAAGATCGGCGCGAGTTAGAACAGAGTCTTGGAATATCGAAGTCGACCGCCCATCGAAACACCAGTTCTCTCGCCGATCGGGGTATCGTCGAGCGAAGGGACGGGGAATACAGTCTCACCGAGTTCGGTGAGGCTGTCGCTGAGGTTGTCGCTGGGTTCGAAGAGGACATGCGAACGACCGTTCGGCTTGCCCCCTTGTTCGAGGCGGCTTCCGACATCCAACCGCCGTGTCCCATCGACGCCTTCTCAGACGCGACGGTCACGACAGCTGACCGAGGTGATCCGTTTGGTCCGCTGGCGCGGTTCGTCTCCCTCGTTCAGGAGACGGAGTCGTTGCGAATGTTCGATTCATACGCCATCGCCCCGACCTACATGGACGAAATCCACGGCCGGATTCTCGATGGGTTGGAGACGAAAGTCGTCGAACGACCGGACGTAGCGGAGGACGTTATGGAAAACTATCCAAAGAAGTGCGTTGAGCTGTGTGCGAGCGAGTTTCTCACGATGCGGATACACGATACTCTCCCCTTCGGACTCGTCATATTTGACACCCACATCGGAATCGGTCTCCGCGACCCTGATACCGGCGCTCCGCGAGCGTTCATCGATACGGACGCACCAGAGGGACGTGCCTGGGCGAAGACCCTCTTCGAATTGTATTGGACCAATGCGATTCAGTTGCCACGGTTCAATCCGAAATCCCTCAAGGAGGCACTTGAGTCCACGTCGTAA
- a CDS encoding nickel-binding protein — MSERELVDYLILREIDPPVTHAERERASERSIAALDTVRDDGDAIEWVQSEIMTNEDDMVTGTLCHFRAETEETLHEHADCAGLPVSQVYRRGEHVAGPDG; from the coding sequence ATGAGCGAACGAGAACTGGTGGATTATCTAATCCTCCGTGAGATCGATCCACCCGTGACCCACGCCGAGCGAGAACGCGCCAGTGAGCGGTCGATTGCGGCGCTAGACACGGTCCGTGACGACGGCGATGCTATCGAATGGGTACAATCCGAGATCATGACGAACGAGGATGACATGGTGACGGGGACACTCTGTCACTTCCGAGCCGAGACGGAGGAAACTCTCCACGAGCACGCCGACTGTGCCGGGCTTCCAGTCTCACAGGTCTATCGCCGGGGTGAGCACGTCGCCGGTCCGGATGGATAG